A window from Haloarchaeobius amylolyticus encodes these proteins:
- a CDS encoding CBS domain-containing protein, whose protein sequence is MSDVFVGSLMSSPVHTIDASASIEEAGNLMLDNGIGSVIVVDDDGRLEGILTATDFVHVVARGDSEPTATVGSAMSTDVITTTVNESIQTAADVMLEHGFHHLPVVDDESEVIGVVTTTDLTAYLSSEGPNA, encoded by the coding sequence ATGAGTGACGTTTTTGTCGGCAGTCTGATGTCCTCTCCGGTACACACCATCGACGCCTCGGCCTCCATCGAGGAGGCAGGCAACCTGATGCTCGACAACGGCATCGGGTCCGTCATCGTCGTCGACGACGACGGCCGTCTCGAGGGAATCCTCACCGCGACCGACTTCGTCCACGTCGTCGCCCGCGGTGACTCGGAACCGACGGCCACCGTCGGCAGCGCGATGAGCACCGACGTCATCACGACCACGGTCAACGAGTCCATCCAGACCGCGGCCGACGTGATGCTCGAACACGGCTTCCACCACCTGCCGGTTGTCGATGACGAGTCCGAGGTCATCGGCGTCGTCACGACGACCGACCTGACGGCGTACCTCTCCTCGGAGGGCCCGAACGCGTAG